A genome region from Panicum virgatum strain AP13 chromosome 4K, P.virgatum_v5, whole genome shotgun sequence includes the following:
- the LOC120704941 gene encoding nuclear intron maturase 3, mitochondrial-like, with product MLRRLARARALHRLIRPASSAVSTAPAPAPAPAPTPTATTPPAAPPLSAADLELLLRREHYSASTHRFHSLLPLLSHPSVLLASALHLSRRAHPSLPTPPQPPPTTVAAAAAAAAALASPSSHLRLLLPSRLKGQPLPFPTLPLRLAMRCAASALDAVFAPRAATFAYRGRHAAVRYLRSIPSASWFFRVAIPRQRFGPRHVRRLLDAISGKVDDPGFLEYLNELFVSDAVAFELGGCELGRGLPQESELTATLVKIFFDPVDRELMAVREEVHKKNPRMKDDSVLHTPVRVYAVRYLDDILVVTSGSKMLTIEIRDRIIAVLERDLEVKVDRLGSSIHSAVSEKIEFLGIEFQAVPPSVLHPPMSEKAKRARKKYLKMKAEKAQELKNARETRRKKLGLKILNHLFKRVRRGEEFQFDFQIENEVRQVFKDWAEETAAEYFKSQEHCQYWHRLLTSGDFLSLTRVRVQLPPALVDSYDKFQGTLDRFLMPKRGHDMAEEEERLAEEEEEKEYEKRTVEDLTDLKIRANVPVELVRKAVKLAGFTNSMGRPRPIKLLLCLDDADIIKWYAGVGRRWLDFFCCCRNFKMVKTVVSYHLRFSCFLTLAEKHECTKRQAISHFTKDLKVENDDGVAEVHFPTEREIKMMGDKNLSDPKPVDGALTMILVRLAVDDTSYPCLAHFCAKTDTVLYRIRLLQNRLNIDPLNENKWVHGLSAIHESLNKKCLPLCSMHSSDLLLGKITLQDIDCTQFVDVE from the coding sequence atgctccgccgcctcgcccgcgcccgcgcgctcCACCGCCTCATCCGCCCCGCATCCAGCGCTGTCTccaccgcccccgcccccgcgcccgcgcccgcacccACTCCCACCGCCACCACtccacccgccgcgccgccgctctcggCCGCGGACCtcgagctcctcctccgccgcgagcACTACTCCGCCTCCACCCACCGCTtccactccctcctcccgctcctctCGCACCCCTCCGTCCTCCTCGCCTCCGCGCTCCACCtcagccgccgcgcgcacccctCCCTCCCCACCCCGCCCCAACCCCCACCCACCaccgtcgccgcggccgcggccgccgccgccgcgctcgcctccccctcctcccacctccgcctcctcctcccgtcCCGCCTCAAGGGCCAGCCGCTCCCATTCCCCACGCTCCCGCTGCGCCTCGCCATGCGCTGCGCCGCGTCCGCCCTCGACGCCGTGTTCGCCCCGCGCGCGGCCACCTTCGCCTACcgcggccgccacgccgccgtccgGTACCTCAGGTCCATCCCCAGCGCGTCCTGGTTCTTCCGCGTCGCCATCCCGCGCCAGCGCTTCGGCCCCCGCCACGTGCGCCGCCTGCTCGACGCCATCTCCGGTAAGGTCGATGATCCCGGTTTCCTGGAGTACCTGAACGAGCTGTTCGTGTCTGATGCGGTCGCGTTTGAGCTCGGCGGCTGCGAGCTCGGACGCGGGCTGCCACAGGAGTCGGAGCTCACGGCCACGCTGGTGAAAATATTCTTCGATCCTGTGGATAGAGAGTTGATGGCGGTCAGGGAGGAAGTGCACAAAAAGAATCCTAGAATGAAGGATGACAGTGTTCTGCATACACCTGTAAGAGTCTATGCAGTTCGGTACCTCGATGATATTTTGGTTGTGACGTCTGGGTCGAAGATGCTCACAATTGAGATCAGGGACAGGATCATTGCAGTGTTGGAGAGGGATTTGGAGGTGAAGGTGGACAGGTTGGGCAGCTCCATCCACAGTGCTGTGTCAGAGAAGATTGAGTTCCTCGGGATAGAATTCCAAGCTGTGCCACCATCAGTCTTGCACCCACCCATGTCAGAGAAAGCGAAGAGGGCAAGGAAGAAGTATCTGAAGATGAAGGCAGAAAAGGCGCAGGAGTTGAAAAATGCACGGGAGACACGGCGGAAGAAGCTTGGCTTGAAGATACTGAACCACTTGTTCAAGAGAGTGAGGCGGGGTGAGGAGTTTCAATTTGATTTTCAGATTGAGAATGAGGTGCGGCAAGTGTTCAAGGATTGGGCAGAGGAGACAGCGGCTGAATACTTCAAGTCACAGGAGCATTGCCAGTATTGGCACCGACTGCTTACATCAGGTGACTTCTTGTCACTGACCAGGGTGAGAGTTCAATTGCCGCCTGCTCTCGTGGATTCATATGACAAATTTCAGGGGACACTTGACAGGTTTTTGATGCCTAAGAGGGGCCATGACATGGCAGAAGAAGAGGAGAGGCtagcagaggaggaggaagagaaagaatACGAGAAGAGGACTGTTGAGGACTTGACAGACTTGAAGATAAGGGCTAATGTGCCAGTAGAGCTTGTAAGGAAGGCAGTAAAGCTAGCTGGATTCACAAACTCCATGGGTCGGCCACGGCCAATCAAGCTACTTCTCTGTTTGGATGATGCAGACATCATCAAATGGTATGCCGGTGTGGGAAGAAGGTGGCTAGATTTTTTCTGCTGCTGTCGGAACTTCAAGATGGTCAAGACTGTTGTCAGTTACCACTTGAGGTTCTCCTGCTTCTTGACTTTAGCAGAGAAGCATGAGTGCACTAAGAGGCAAGCAATTAGCCATTTCACAAAGGATTTAAAAGTAGAAAATGATGATGGAGTGGCAGAAGTGCACTTCCCAACGGAACGGGAGATCAAAATGATGGGTGATAAGAATTTGTCTGACCCAAAGCCGGTGGATGGTGCCTTGACAATGATATTGGTGAGACTGGCAGTCGATGACACGTCATATCCATGCCTGGCACATTTTTGTGCAAAAACAGACACTGTGCTTTACAGAATACGTTTGCTGCAAAATCGCCTTAATATTGATCCATTGAATGAGAATAAGTGGGTCCATGGACTAAGTGCCATTCATGAGAGCCTGAACAAGAAATGCCTCCCCTTGTGCTCTATGCATTCGAGTGATCTTCTTCTCGGCAAGATTACTCTTCAAGATATTGACTGTACTCAATTTGTTGATGTGGAATGA
- the LOC120704943 gene encoding villin-3-like isoform X2, which yields MAVSMREVDSVFQGVGQKNGLEIWRIEKLQAVPVPKDSYGKFFTGDSYIILKTTALKNGSFRHDIHYWLGKDTSQDEAGTAAIKTVELDAALGGRAVQYREVQGNETEKFLSYFKPCIIPEEGGVASGFRHTEVNERELNTRLFVCRGKHTVHVKEVPFARSSLNHDDIFILDTKSKIFQFNGSNSSIQERAKALEVVQYLKDTNHDGKCEVAAVEDGKLMADVDAGEFWALFGGFAPLPRKPFSELNSKDSASTSKLLCVNKGQAAPINCEILTRELLDSTKCYLLDCGSEIYAWMGRETTLEERKRAGSVAEELLREGNRPRSHIIRLMEGFETVMFRSKFDKWPKNADAVVSDESRGKVAALLKRQGFNFKSPAKAAPVKQEPQPQIDCTGNLQVWRVNGSEKTFLSFSEQCKFYSGDCYIFQYTYPGENGDECLIGTWFGEKSVQEERSAATSLADKMIESLKFQAVLVRVYEGKEPIEFFPIFQNLVIYKGGTSTGYKKFVSENGIEDDTYSESGVALFRVQGSGPENMQAIQVDTAAASLNSSYCYILHDGDTVFTWVGNLSSSMDQELAERQLDVIKPNLQSRLLKEGSEYDQFWKLLGVKSEYSSQKIVRDQESDPHLFACTFSKGVLKVREIFNFTQDDLMTEDIFILDCHSCVFVWVGQRVDTKIRAQALNIGEKFLELDILMENVSRETPLYVITEGSEPQYFTRFFTWDFAKSAMRGNSFERKLSIVKDGVKPRADKPKRRPTTSAHTGRSSVPDKSQRSRSMSFSPDRVRVRGRSPAFNALAANFENPNARNLSTPPPVVRKQLPKPVSPDSSKPPPRTASISAISASFERPKATLIPKSIKVSPDANKPQTEASKPKAETNAKESNPSKDNPAATPAVKEDVKESQAEGEEGLLVYPYDRLRTSSTNPATDIDVTKRETYLSSTEFRERFGMTKEAFAKLPKWKQNRLKIALQLF from the exons ATGGCTGTTTCAATGAGGGAGGTGGATTCTGTTTTTCAAGGCGTGGGTCAAAAAAA TGGATTGGAAATCTGGCGTATTGAAAAGTTACAGGCTGTTCCTGTCCCCAAGGACTCATATGGGAAGTTTTTCACAGGCGATTCATACATAATACTGAAG ACAACTGCCCTTAAAAATGGTTCTTTTCGGCACGATATACATTATTGGCTTGGTAAAGATACCAGTCAG GATGAGGCTGGTACAGCTGCAATCAAGACTGTTGAACTGGATGCTGCTCTTGGTGGACGCGCTGTACAATACCGTGAAGTACAGGGAAATGAGACTGAGAAATTTCTTTCGTATTTTAAACCTTGTATTATACCCGAGGAAGGAGGGGTTGCATCTGGTTTCAGGCATACTGAAGTCAATGAGCGGGAGCTCAACACACGATTATTTGTCTGCAGAGGAAAGCATACAGTTCATGTTAAAgag GTTCCTTTTGCACGATCATCACTCAACCATGATGACATATTTATTTTAGATACAAAATCTAAGATATTCCAATTTAATGGATCAAATTCAAGTATTCAGGAGAGGGCTAAAGCCCTTGAAGTTGTGCAATATCTTAAAGATACGAACCATGATGGTAAATGCGAAGTAGCAGCAGTTG AGGATGGAAAATTGATGGCAGACGTTGATGCTGGTGAATTCTGGGCTCTCTTTGGTGGATTTGCTCCTTTGCCAAGAAAGCCATTTTCTGAACTTAACAGCAAAGATTCAGCTTCCACTTCAAAATTGCTTTG TGTCAATAAAGGCCAAGCAGCACCAATTAATTGTGAAATTCTGACAAGAGAGctactagattcaacaaaatGTTACCTGCTAGACTGTGGTTCTGAAATTTATGCCTGGATGGGTAGAGAAACAACTCTTGAAGAGAGGAAACGAGCAGGCTCTGTTGCTGAG GAATTACTACGTGAAGGAAACCGGCCAAGATCTCATATTATTCGCCTCATGGAAGGTTTTGAGACTGTTATGTTCCGATCAAAGTTCGATAAATGGCCCAAGAATGCTGATGCAGTTGTGTCGGATGAAAGCAGAGGGAAAGTTGCAG CTCTTCTTAAGCGACAAGGATTTAACTTTAAGAGTCCAGCAAAAGCTGCTCCTGTAAAGCAAGAGCCGCAGCCTCAGATTGATTGCACTGGCAATTTACAG GTTTGGCGTGTCAATGGTAGTGAAAAGACTTTCCTTTCGTTCTCTGAGCAATGCAAGTTCTACAGTGGAGACTGCTATATCTTTCAATACACCTACCCTGGTGAGAATGGAGATGAATGTCTTATTGGTACCTGGTTTGGAGAGAAGAGTGTCCAG GAGGAAAGGAGTGCAGCCACTTCACTTGCTGACAAGATGATCGAGTCTTTAAAATTCCAAGCTGTTCTG GTTCGTGTTTATGAAGGAAAGGAACCCATTGAATTTTTCCCAATATTTCAGAACTTGGTTATATACAAG GGTGGTACGAGTACCGGCTATAAGAAATTTGTCTCAGAAAATGGCATTGAAGATGATACCTATTCAGAAAGTGGGGTTGCACTTTTCCGAGTTCAGGGTTCAGGGCCAGAGAATATGCAAGCTATTCAAGTTGATACG GCAGCAGCGTCGCTAAACTCTTCTTATTGTTACATACTACATGACGGGGATACAGTATTTACATGGGTCGGTAATCTTAGCTCATCAATGGACCAAGAGCTTGCTGAGAGGCAGCTAGATGTGATCAAG CCAAATCTACAGTCCAGATTGCTCAAAGAAGGATCTGAATATGATCAGTTTTGGAAGTTACTAGGAGTCAAGTCAGAGTACTCCAGCCAGAAGATTGTGAGAGATCAAGAAAGTGACCCACATTTATTTGCCTGTACATTTTCAAAGG GGGTGCTTAAG GTTAGAGAAATATTTAACTTCACTCAAGATGATTTGATGACGGAGGACATATTTATTTTGGACTGTCATTCATGCGTCTTTGTATGGGTTGGACAACGTGTGGACACAAAAATTCGAGCACAAGCTTTGAACATTGGAGAG AAATTTCTAGAACTTGACATTCTAATGGAGAATGTATCACGTGAAACACCACTTTATGTCATCACTGAAGGAAGCGAACCCCAATATTTCACAAGGTTCTTCACTTGGGATTTTGCAAAATCAGCA ATGCGTGGTAACTCATTTGAAAGGAAGCTATCTATTGTCAAGGATGGAGTGAAGCCAAGAGCAGAT AAACCAAAAAGAAGGCCAACAACATCAGCACACACAGGAAGATCTAGTGTACCTGATAAATCTCAACGTTCCAGAAGTATGTCATTCAGCCCTGATCGTGTAAGAGTCAGAGGAAGGTCGCCTGCTTTCAACGCATTGGCTGCTAACTTTGAGAACCCAAATGCCCGAAACCTGTCAACTCCTCCACCAGTTGTTAGAAAACAACTCCCAAAGCCGGTATCCCCTGATTCTTCAAAACCACCTCCAAGGACAGCTTCAATCTCTGCGATTTCGGCTTCTTTTGAGCGCCCTAAGGCAACTCTAATACCAAAGTCAATTAAAG TGAGCCCTGATGCAAACAAGCCCCAAACTGAAGCAAGCAAACCTAAAGCAGAGACGAATGCCAAGGAAAGTAACCCTTCAAAGGATAACCCAGCTGCAACTCCAGCAGTAAAGGAAGATGTAAAGGAGAGTCAGGCGGAGGGTGAAGAAGGGCTTCTTGTATACCCATATGACCGCTTGAGGACATCTTCCACCAATCCTGCCACAGACATTGATGTAACCAAGCGAGAG ACATATCTGTCGTCAACAGAGTTCAGAGAAAGGTTTGGAATGACAAAGGAGGCTTTTGCGAAGTTACCGAAATGGAAGCAAAATAGGCTCAAGATTGCTCTTCAGCTGTTCTGA
- the LOC120704943 gene encoding villin-3-like isoform X1 — MAAPGSAIKHTFSSLVKQKPPKTSPTKSRGTMAVSMREVDSVFQGVGQKNGLEIWRIEKLQAVPVPKDSYGKFFTGDSYIILKTTALKNGSFRHDIHYWLGKDTSQDEAGTAAIKTVELDAALGGRAVQYREVQGNETEKFLSYFKPCIIPEEGGVASGFRHTEVNERELNTRLFVCRGKHTVHVKEVPFARSSLNHDDIFILDTKSKIFQFNGSNSSIQERAKALEVVQYLKDTNHDGKCEVAAVEDGKLMADVDAGEFWALFGGFAPLPRKPFSELNSKDSASTSKLLCVNKGQAAPINCEILTRELLDSTKCYLLDCGSEIYAWMGRETTLEERKRAGSVAEELLREGNRPRSHIIRLMEGFETVMFRSKFDKWPKNADAVVSDESRGKVAALLKRQGFNFKSPAKAAPVKQEPQPQIDCTGNLQVWRVNGSEKTFLSFSEQCKFYSGDCYIFQYTYPGENGDECLIGTWFGEKSVQEERSAATSLADKMIESLKFQAVLVRVYEGKEPIEFFPIFQNLVIYKGGTSTGYKKFVSENGIEDDTYSESGVALFRVQGSGPENMQAIQVDTAAASLNSSYCYILHDGDTVFTWVGNLSSSMDQELAERQLDVIKPNLQSRLLKEGSEYDQFWKLLGVKSEYSSQKIVRDQESDPHLFACTFSKGVLKVREIFNFTQDDLMTEDIFILDCHSCVFVWVGQRVDTKIRAQALNIGEKFLELDILMENVSRETPLYVITEGSEPQYFTRFFTWDFAKSAMRGNSFERKLSIVKDGVKPRADKPKRRPTTSAHTGRSSVPDKSQRSRSMSFSPDRVRVRGRSPAFNALAANFENPNARNLSTPPPVVRKQLPKPVSPDSSKPPPRTASISAISASFERPKATLIPKSIKVSPDANKPQTEASKPKAETNAKESNPSKDNPAATPAVKEDVKESQAEGEEGLLVYPYDRLRTSSTNPATDIDVTKRETYLSSTEFRERFGMTKEAFAKLPKWKQNRLKIALQLF, encoded by the exons ATGGCCGCGCCGGGGTCAGCGATCAAG CACACCTTTTcttctcttgtgaagcaaaaaCCACCAAAGACTAGCCCAACAAAATCTAGGGGTACTATGGCTGTTTCAATGAGGGAGGTGGATTCTGTTTTTCAAGGCGTGGGTCAAAAAAA TGGATTGGAAATCTGGCGTATTGAAAAGTTACAGGCTGTTCCTGTCCCCAAGGACTCATATGGGAAGTTTTTCACAGGCGATTCATACATAATACTGAAG ACAACTGCCCTTAAAAATGGTTCTTTTCGGCACGATATACATTATTGGCTTGGTAAAGATACCAGTCAG GATGAGGCTGGTACAGCTGCAATCAAGACTGTTGAACTGGATGCTGCTCTTGGTGGACGCGCTGTACAATACCGTGAAGTACAGGGAAATGAGACTGAGAAATTTCTTTCGTATTTTAAACCTTGTATTATACCCGAGGAAGGAGGGGTTGCATCTGGTTTCAGGCATACTGAAGTCAATGAGCGGGAGCTCAACACACGATTATTTGTCTGCAGAGGAAAGCATACAGTTCATGTTAAAgag GTTCCTTTTGCACGATCATCACTCAACCATGATGACATATTTATTTTAGATACAAAATCTAAGATATTCCAATTTAATGGATCAAATTCAAGTATTCAGGAGAGGGCTAAAGCCCTTGAAGTTGTGCAATATCTTAAAGATACGAACCATGATGGTAAATGCGAAGTAGCAGCAGTTG AGGATGGAAAATTGATGGCAGACGTTGATGCTGGTGAATTCTGGGCTCTCTTTGGTGGATTTGCTCCTTTGCCAAGAAAGCCATTTTCTGAACTTAACAGCAAAGATTCAGCTTCCACTTCAAAATTGCTTTG TGTCAATAAAGGCCAAGCAGCACCAATTAATTGTGAAATTCTGACAAGAGAGctactagattcaacaaaatGTTACCTGCTAGACTGTGGTTCTGAAATTTATGCCTGGATGGGTAGAGAAACAACTCTTGAAGAGAGGAAACGAGCAGGCTCTGTTGCTGAG GAATTACTACGTGAAGGAAACCGGCCAAGATCTCATATTATTCGCCTCATGGAAGGTTTTGAGACTGTTATGTTCCGATCAAAGTTCGATAAATGGCCCAAGAATGCTGATGCAGTTGTGTCGGATGAAAGCAGAGGGAAAGTTGCAG CTCTTCTTAAGCGACAAGGATTTAACTTTAAGAGTCCAGCAAAAGCTGCTCCTGTAAAGCAAGAGCCGCAGCCTCAGATTGATTGCACTGGCAATTTACAG GTTTGGCGTGTCAATGGTAGTGAAAAGACTTTCCTTTCGTTCTCTGAGCAATGCAAGTTCTACAGTGGAGACTGCTATATCTTTCAATACACCTACCCTGGTGAGAATGGAGATGAATGTCTTATTGGTACCTGGTTTGGAGAGAAGAGTGTCCAG GAGGAAAGGAGTGCAGCCACTTCACTTGCTGACAAGATGATCGAGTCTTTAAAATTCCAAGCTGTTCTG GTTCGTGTTTATGAAGGAAAGGAACCCATTGAATTTTTCCCAATATTTCAGAACTTGGTTATATACAAG GGTGGTACGAGTACCGGCTATAAGAAATTTGTCTCAGAAAATGGCATTGAAGATGATACCTATTCAGAAAGTGGGGTTGCACTTTTCCGAGTTCAGGGTTCAGGGCCAGAGAATATGCAAGCTATTCAAGTTGATACG GCAGCAGCGTCGCTAAACTCTTCTTATTGTTACATACTACATGACGGGGATACAGTATTTACATGGGTCGGTAATCTTAGCTCATCAATGGACCAAGAGCTTGCTGAGAGGCAGCTAGATGTGATCAAG CCAAATCTACAGTCCAGATTGCTCAAAGAAGGATCTGAATATGATCAGTTTTGGAAGTTACTAGGAGTCAAGTCAGAGTACTCCAGCCAGAAGATTGTGAGAGATCAAGAAAGTGACCCACATTTATTTGCCTGTACATTTTCAAAGG GGGTGCTTAAG GTTAGAGAAATATTTAACTTCACTCAAGATGATTTGATGACGGAGGACATATTTATTTTGGACTGTCATTCATGCGTCTTTGTATGGGTTGGACAACGTGTGGACACAAAAATTCGAGCACAAGCTTTGAACATTGGAGAG AAATTTCTAGAACTTGACATTCTAATGGAGAATGTATCACGTGAAACACCACTTTATGTCATCACTGAAGGAAGCGAACCCCAATATTTCACAAGGTTCTTCACTTGGGATTTTGCAAAATCAGCA ATGCGTGGTAACTCATTTGAAAGGAAGCTATCTATTGTCAAGGATGGAGTGAAGCCAAGAGCAGAT AAACCAAAAAGAAGGCCAACAACATCAGCACACACAGGAAGATCTAGTGTACCTGATAAATCTCAACGTTCCAGAAGTATGTCATTCAGCCCTGATCGTGTAAGAGTCAGAGGAAGGTCGCCTGCTTTCAACGCATTGGCTGCTAACTTTGAGAACCCAAATGCCCGAAACCTGTCAACTCCTCCACCAGTTGTTAGAAAACAACTCCCAAAGCCGGTATCCCCTGATTCTTCAAAACCACCTCCAAGGACAGCTTCAATCTCTGCGATTTCGGCTTCTTTTGAGCGCCCTAAGGCAACTCTAATACCAAAGTCAATTAAAG TGAGCCCTGATGCAAACAAGCCCCAAACTGAAGCAAGCAAACCTAAAGCAGAGACGAATGCCAAGGAAAGTAACCCTTCAAAGGATAACCCAGCTGCAACTCCAGCAGTAAAGGAAGATGTAAAGGAGAGTCAGGCGGAGGGTGAAGAAGGGCTTCTTGTATACCCATATGACCGCTTGAGGACATCTTCCACCAATCCTGCCACAGACATTGATGTAACCAAGCGAGAG ACATATCTGTCGTCAACAGAGTTCAGAGAAAGGTTTGGAATGACAAAGGAGGCTTTTGCGAAGTTACCGAAATGGAAGCAAAATAGGCTCAAGATTGCTCTTCAGCTGTTCTGA
- the LOC120704944 gene encoding protein trichome birefringence-like 5, whose product MPRLPWRLAGPLLAAFISVPFILPLALPLLLRSAASASPLALSLHRLSWLPSPLTQTAPPPRAPTPPHPTALPQTPTRTPPRSPSPPPPAQTMAEDDDMAGETESGWCDVYDGGWVRDEEARPLYAPGTCPYVDEAYSCAANGRPDDGYTRWRWAPRHCSLPRFNATDFLTRLRGKRLMLVGDSMNRNQFESMLCILREALPDKSRMFETHGYRISKGRGYFVFKFADYDCTVEFVRSHFLVREGVRFNRQKNSNPILHIDRIDKTASRWKKADVLVFNTGHWWTHGKTARGKNYYKEGDTLYPQFDSTEAYRRALKTWARWIDKNMDPTASVVFYRGYSTAHFRGGDWDSGGSCNGETEPAFRGAIIDSYPLKMRIVEKAIGGMRFPVRLLNVTRLTNFRRDGHPSVYGKARNRKKVSRRKQDCSHWCLPGVPDAWNELIYASLVLEPNPITWKYR is encoded by the exons ATGCCGCGGCTCCCGTGGCGCCTGGCCggcccgctcctcgccgcctTCATCTCCGTCCCGTTCATCCTCCCTCTCgcgctccccctcctcctccgctccgccgcctccgcctccccgctGGCGCTCTCCCTCCACCGCCTCAGCTGGCTCCCGTCCCCACTGACACAGACggctccgccgcctcgcgccccaACACCGCCGCATCCAACCGCGCTACCGCAGACACCGACACGGACTCCGCCGCGGTCTCCCTctccaccaccgcctgcacagACCATGGCGGAGGACGACGACATGGCGGGCGAAACTGAAAGCGGGTGGTGCGACGTGTACGACGGGGGGTGGGTGCGGGACGAGGAGGCGCGGCCGCTGTACGCGCCGGGGACGTGCCCCTACGTGGACGAGGCCTACTCCTGCGCGGCGAACGGCCGGCCGGACGACGGGTACACGCGGTGGCGCTGGGCGCCGCGCCACTGCAGCCTCCCCAG GTTCAACGCGACGGACTTCCTGACGCGGCTGCGCGGCAAGCGGCTGATGCTCGTCGGCGACTCCATGAACCGGAACCAGTTCGAGTCCATGCTCTGCATCCTGCGCGAGGCGCTGCCGGACAAGTCCCGGATGTTCGAGACGCACGGGTACAGGATCAGCAAGGGCCGAGGCTACTTCGTCTTCAAGTTCGCG GACTACGACTGCACCGTGGAGTTCGTGCGGTCGCATTTCCTGGTCCGCGAAGGGGTGCGCTTCAACCGGCAGAAGAACTCCAACCCCATCCTCCACATCGACCGCATCGACAAGACGGCCAGCCGGTGGAAGAAGGCCGACGTGCTCGTCTTCAACACCGGCCACTGGTGGACGCACGGCAAGACGGCGAGGGG GAAGAACTACTACAAAGAAGGCGACACGCTGTACCCCCAATTCGACTCGACGGAGGCCTACAGGCGAGCGCTCAAGACATGGGCTCGCTGGATCGACAAGAACATGGACCCGACGGCAAGCGTCGTCTTCTACCGAGGATACTCCACTGCCCATTTCAG GGGAGGCGACTGGGACTCCGGTGGCTCGTGCAACGGCGAGACGGAGCCGGCGTTCAGAGGCGCCATCATCGACAGCTACCCTCTGAAGATGAGGATCGTGGAGAAGGCCATCGGCGGGATGCGGTTCCCGGTGCGGCTGCTGAACGTGACGAGGCTGACCAACTTCCGCAGGGACGGGCACCCGTCGGTGTACGGCAAGGCGAGGAACAGGAAGAAGGTGTCGAGGAGGAAGCAGGACTGCAGCCACTGGTGCCTCCCCGGCGTGCCGGACGCGTGGAACGAGCTCATCTATGCCTCTCTTGTCTTGGAACCCAACCCGATCACATGGAAATACAGATGA